A single window of Methanobrevibacter sp. TMH8 DNA harbors:
- a CDS encoding Ig-like domain repeat protein, whose amino-acid sequence MNKILKNKKIIIHMLIIASIILSAVISLQTGFAATTNINNTTSGGISGALSISSSGDIIELDEGIYKGNNNTNITINKNITIQGKTKDKVILDAQGLSRIFRVNSNQNITFINITFINGRNSLGGAIYGGPSSNALILTFVDCAFTNNSATNTTAIDGNGGVICTDTNSTIILIGCEFNNNSATKDGGVIYTYYGNVDIFDSNFINNTANRGGAIFILGGNTTVIESNFSYNTATDSAGALAVLYNKAIIIDSNFTNNTATSRGGAVILSGSSRSIIKDSNFINNTAGSTGGVLYIGTSHHVIVSSSNFINNNAGAGGAIFNDCGDNFTVNNSNFTENKATIGGAIYQNYGNDMNVFDSIFTNNIANNSIIFISEGSNGTITGSNVSNNAGNGIIINGGNFTITDNVINDNDGDGIINKGNVTVENNNVSGNFGGDIVNAGDINGLGSVNNIQLDLAINISVLYNKVTIMVKATDKWGNVIVGRLISFYVNGKLVGSSITNSEGIAEFVYTASASGTYNILSTMNESDESDTFITRIYSANTSTIAKVVLEKDTVITVSAPTINEGKKTNIKVTLKDINGNILKGKKVSLKINGKTYTATTNNKGIAVFKIVGLKGGKYNLIAKFGGDNNYKSSTTKVVQKVNAKSNLGIVSIKELSVNKRLSTCKVIIANKGSLKSKSTVLALFHMRNGVKIKTKYIKIKSIAPGKKISIIVSYFPDRANHRYCIAHFQIDPKNKNKEILLANNKKSISLKH is encoded by the coding sequence GTGAATAAAATTTTAAAAAACAAAAAGATAATAATTCACATGTTAATTATAGCAAGTATTATTTTATCAGCTGTAATTAGTTTGCAAACTGGATTTGCAGCTACTACAAACATTAATAACACAACCAGTGGTGGAATAAGTGGTGCATTAAGTATTTCAAGCTCTGGTGACATAATAGAACTTGACGAAGGAATATACAAAGGTAATAACAATACTAATATAACGATTAACAAAAACATCACAATTCAAGGAAAAACCAAAGACAAAGTCATACTCGATGCACAAGGACTATCAAGAATATTCAGGGTAAATAGTAATCAAAATATTACTTTTATAAATATAACATTTATCAATGGTAGAAATTCATTGGGAGGAGCTATTTACGGAGGACCCTCAAGTAACGCTCTAATATTAACATTTGTTGATTGTGCATTCACAAACAATTCAGCAACTAACACAACTGCTATAGATGGTAATGGTGGTGTAATTTGTACTGATACAAATTCCACAATAATTCTGATTGGATGTGAATTTAATAATAATAGTGCTACAAAAGATGGTGGTGTAATTTACACCTACTATGGTAATGTGGATATATTTGATTCTAATTTCATTAATAACACTGCAAATAGGGGTGGTGCAATTTTTATATTAGGTGGTAATACTACTGTTATTGAATCAAATTTTTCATATAATACTGCAACTGATTCTGCTGGTGCACTTGCTGTTCTTTACAATAAAGCGATTATAATTGACTCTAATTTTACTAACAATACTGCAACAAGTCGTGGCGGTGCAGTCATCTTAAGTGGTAGTTCTAGGTCTATTATTAAAGATAGTAATTTCATTAATAACACTGCGGGATCTACTGGTGGTGTGTTATATATTGGCACTAGTCATCATGTTATTGTATCTAGCTCTAATTTTATTAACAATAATGCTGGTGCTGGTGGTGCGATATTTAATGATTGTGGTGATAATTTCACTGTAAATAATTCAAATTTCACAGAGAATAAAGCTACTATTGGTGGTGCAATTTATCAAAATTATGGTAATGATATGAATGTGTTTGATTCTATTTTCACTAATAATATTGCAAATAATTCCATAATTTTTATTTCTGAGGGTAGTAATGGAACTATTACTGGTAGTAATGTTTCAAATAATGCTGGTAATGGGATTATTATTAATGGAGGTAACTTTACTATAACTGATAATGTTATTAATGATAATGATGGTGATGGTATAATTAATAAGGGTAATGTTACTGTTGAGAATAATAATGTTTCTGGTAATTTTGGAGGAGATATTGTTAATGCTGGTGATATTAATGGTTTAGGAAGTGTTAATAATATTCAGTTAGATTTAGCTATTAATATTAGTGTTTTATATAATAAAGTTACTATAATGGTCAAAGCTACTGATAAATGGGGTAATGTTATTGTTGGAAGACTTATTAGTTTCTATGTTAATGGAAAATTAGTAGGATCTTCAATAACCAATAGTGAAGGTATTGCTGAGTTTGTCTATACTGCTTCAGCTTCAGGAACATACAATATTCTCTCCACAATGAATGAATCTGATGAATCTGATACTTTTATTACAAGAATCTATTCAGCAAATACCAGTACAATAGCTAAGGTAGTATTAGAAAAAGATACTGTTATAACAGTTTCTGCTCCAACTATTAATGAAGGTAAGAAAACTAACATAAAAGTAACCTTAAAAGACATAAATGGAAATATTCTCAAAGGCAAAAAAGTTTCATTGAAAATCAATGGAAAAACATACACTGCAACAACTAACAATAAAGGAATAGCTGTATTTAAGATAGTTGGTTTAAAAGGTGGAAAATATAATTTAATAGCTAAATTTGGAGGAGACAACAATTACAAATCTTCAACAACTAAAGTGGTGCAGAAAGTCAATGCTAAATCTAATTTAGGAATTGTATCAATTAAAGAATTATCTGTTAATAAAAGATTATCTACTTGTAAGGTCATAATAGCTAATAAAGGGAGTTTAAAATCTAAATCTACTGTTTTAGCTCTTTTCCATATGAGAAACGGAGTTAAAATCAAAACCAAATACATCAAAATCAAATCAATAGCTCCAGGAAAGAAAATATCAATAATCGTCAGCTACTTCCCAGACAGAGCAAATCACAGATACTGCATAGCCCACTTCCAAATCGATCCCAAAAACAAAAATAAAGAAATATTATTAGCTAACAACAAAAAATCAATTAGCCTAAAACACTAA
- a CDS encoding OB-fold nucleic acid binding domain-containing protein, whose product MEITDGKIFKIALITTLIGLVGMIIFAGDISPKEALVKDIDRGMIDEDVTINGVIESVKKSSTGKSYFMTLNDGTGRITIMIFESTIAEFQEAGIDLKSFENNKVKVVGTVTEFKSTMEIILPNSNSIKIEN is encoded by the coding sequence ATGGAAATTACAGATGGAAAAATATTCAAAATAGCTTTAATAACAACACTTATAGGACTAGTTGGAATGATTATATTTGCAGGAGATATATCACCTAAAGAAGCATTAGTAAAAGATATTGATAGAGGCATGATAGACGAAGATGTAACTATTAATGGAGTAATTGAAAGTGTAAAAAAATCTTCTACTGGAAAAAGCTATTTCATGACACTAAATGATGGAACAGGTCGAATAACTATAATGATATTTGAATCTACAATAGCTGAGTTTCAAGAAGCAGGAATTGATTTGAAAAGTTTTGAGAATAATAAAGTTAAAGTAGTTGGAACTGTTACAGAATTCAAATCAACAATGGAAATAATACTTCCTAATTCAAATTCTATTAAAATAGAAAATTAA
- a CDS encoding ATP-dependent DNA ligase, with protein sequence MKYQKLVDVYEAIAATTKRLEKTAILAEFFKEVDEETLPEVVLMSLGTVFPPWSEEEQGLADKLLMKAIANVVGVSVSNVEDQVREQGDIGGAAEKLYNKKAQTTFFSKPLEIDFVFTNLRKLAKISGDRSTSRKIAIVLELLSSATGTEAKYIARTIIEELRIGVGEGIVRDAISQAFDVEKSIADRAHMLTNDLGLVARVAKEEGEEGLKKLNLSPGKPVKPMLAQLSDGIEVSIEEMGEAICETKYDGIRTQIHKKGDEINLFTRRLENISKAIPEMINYIRNAFPDEDFIAEGEIIATKDNKPISFQYMLQRVRRKYNIEKAIEDVPLKLYLFDLLYFKKPMIDEPLAMRRKALEEIVDTSSEQINLSTMLKARPENIQDAEDLFNESIAEGHEGIMIKNPKEPYIPGIRGKKMLKFKAEPETLDVVVVGGTYGVGKRANFIGSYKVALQDDNEQLKTVAHVATGLDDETLAELTELMNKYKIVSKGTKIEVEPRIILEIAYSEIVKSPEYEAGYSLRFPVVKRIREDKGLRDIDTVDRLKSMFKG encoded by the coding sequence ATGAAATATCAAAAACTAGTTGATGTATACGAAGCAATAGCTGCAACAACCAAAAGATTAGAAAAAACAGCTATCTTAGCTGAATTTTTTAAAGAAGTAGATGAAGAAACACTTCCTGAAGTTGTTTTAATGTCACTTGGTACAGTATTCCCTCCTTGGAGTGAAGAAGAACAAGGTCTTGCAGATAAATTACTTATGAAAGCAATAGCTAATGTTGTAGGAGTATCAGTAAGTAATGTAGAAGATCAGGTAAGGGAACAAGGAGATATAGGAGGGGCTGCTGAAAAATTATACAACAAAAAAGCCCAAACAACTTTCTTTTCAAAACCCCTTGAAATTGATTTTGTCTTTACAAATCTTAGAAAGTTAGCTAAAATATCTGGAGACAGATCCACTTCTCGTAAAATCGCCATTGTCTTGGAACTTTTATCATCAGCAACAGGTACTGAAGCTAAATATATAGCTAGGACGATTATTGAAGAGCTTAGAATTGGTGTTGGTGAAGGAATAGTTAGAGATGCTATTTCACAAGCTTTTGATGTAGAAAAATCTATAGCTGATCGTGCCCATATGCTAACAAATGATTTAGGATTAGTAGCTCGAGTAGCTAAAGAAGAAGGTGAAGAAGGTCTTAAAAAACTTAACCTTTCACCAGGCAAACCTGTAAAACCAATGTTAGCTCAACTTTCAGATGGAATAGAAGTAAGTATAGAAGAAATGGGTGAAGCGATTTGTGAAACAAAATATGATGGAATAAGAACTCAAATCCATAAAAAAGGAGATGAAATAAATTTATTTACCAGACGGCTTGAAAACATCAGTAAAGCTATTCCAGAAATGATAAATTATATTAGAAACGCATTTCCAGATGAAGATTTCATTGCAGAGGGAGAAATAATAGCTACAAAAGACAATAAGCCAATTTCATTCCAATATATGCTACAAAGAGTAAGAAGGAAATATAATATTGAAAAAGCTATAGAAGATGTTCCACTTAAACTCTATCTTTTTGATCTTCTTTACTTTAAAAAACCAATGATTGATGAACCATTAGCCATGAGAAGAAAAGCTCTTGAAGAAATTGTTGATACAAGTAGTGAGCAAATTAATCTCTCTACAATGCTTAAAGCTAGACCAGAAAATATTCAAGATGCTGAAGATTTGTTCAATGAATCAATAGCTGAAGGTCATGAAGGAATAATGATAAAAAATCCAAAAGAACCATACATACCAGGCATCCGAGGGAAAAAGATGTTGAAGTTTAAAGCAGAACCTGAAACACTTGATGTTGTTGTAGTCGGTGGTACTTATGGTGTTGGTAAAAGAGCTAACTTTATTGGATCTTATAAAGTAGCACTACAAGATGATAATGAACAATTAAAAACAGTAGCACATGTAGCTACTGGATTAGATGACGAAACATTAGCTGAATTAACAGAACTGATGAACAAATATAAGATTGTATCAAAAGGAACTAAAATAGAAGTTGAACCACGAATAATCCTTGAGATAGCTTATAGTGAAATCGTGAAAAGCCCAGAATACGAAGCTGGATATTCACTCCGTTTCCCAGTGGTAAAAAGAATCCGAGAAGACAAAGGTCTAAGAGATATAGACACTGTTGATCGTTTGAAATCTATGTTTAAAGGTTAA
- the mgtA gene encoding magnesium-translocating P-type ATPase has product MKKITKSNKKIKNEQSEAAVRRLMRASKSNTEDVLKKYKTTSSGYDKAMVEKMRKRYGENTISHQEGDSLIKRIFKSFINPFTLILISLAIISFFTDFLIVSPADRDLTAVIIVLTMVVISGTLRFVQETRSNNSAKELASMVKITTAIERKGCGKIELPLEEVVVGDIIHLAAGDMIPADVRIISSKDLFLSQSSLTGESEPIEKLVEDDNLGKEGKTLFDTQNLAFMGSTVESGTAKCIVIAVGNETNFGSMAQTVTVKKDKTSFDKGLNSVSWLLIRFMAVMVPVIFFINGFTKGDWLEALLFGISIAVGLTPEMLPMIVTTNLAKGAVKMAKNNVIVKSLNTIQNFGAMDVLCTDKTGTLTQDKVVLELYLDIHGNEDDRILRHAFLNSYYQTGLKNLMDAAILDHVGEEEISPLTTKYTKVDEIPFDFNRRRMSVVIKDKSEKTQMITKGAVEEMLDISSVVEYKDKIEPLTDEIRNEILDTVTELNNKGMRVIAVAQKNHPSEVGIFSVADESEMCLMGYLAFLDPPKESAKEALETLKDNGVDVKILSGDNEAVTRSICNQVGIEHENVISGVDLEKMSDEEVSFVATNNNIFAKLSPNQKTMLVSHLREQDHVVGFLGDGINDAGAINESDVGISVDTAVDISKESADIILLQKDLMVLEQGVIEGRRTFGNIIKYIKMTASSNFGNMFSVLVASIFLPFLPMLPLQILMLNLIYDISCVSLPWDRVDEEYLKKPRKWDASSIGKFMIYIGPTSSVFDLTTYALMFFIICPAVLGGSYGTLGVSSVAFMALFNAGWFVESLWSQTLVIHALRTPKLPFIESRASSKVILITCLGIAVGTILPFTGVGAVLGMLPLPWFYFPWLIATMVGYMALATVMKKVFIKKFGELH; this is encoded by the coding sequence ATGAAAAAAATAACAAAATCAAATAAAAAAATAAAAAATGAACAAAGTGAGGCCGCAGTAAGAAGACTTATGCGAGCATCTAAATCTAACACAGAAGATGTATTAAAGAAATATAAAACTACCTCTTCTGGCTATGATAAAGCAATGGTCGAAAAGATGAGAAAAAGATATGGTGAAAATACCATATCACACCAAGAAGGAGATTCATTAATAAAAAGAATTTTTAAATCTTTTATAAATCCTTTTACTTTAATACTTATATCTTTGGCAATTATATCCTTCTTTACAGATTTTTTGATAGTTAGTCCAGCAGATAGAGATCTTACTGCAGTTATAATTGTACTTACAATGGTTGTAATTAGTGGAACATTAAGGTTTGTACAAGAAACAAGGTCTAATAATTCTGCAAAAGAACTTGCATCTATGGTTAAAATTACAACTGCAATTGAAAGAAAAGGTTGTGGAAAAATAGAGCTTCCTCTTGAAGAAGTTGTAGTTGGAGATATTATTCATTTAGCTGCAGGAGATATGATTCCTGCTGATGTAAGAATTATCTCCTCAAAAGATTTATTTCTAAGTCAATCATCATTAACTGGTGAAAGTGAACCTATTGAAAAATTGGTTGAAGATGATAACTTAGGAAAAGAGGGAAAAACATTATTTGACACTCAAAATTTAGCTTTCATGGGTAGTACTGTAGAAAGTGGTACTGCCAAATGTATTGTCATTGCAGTTGGTAATGAAACTAATTTTGGATCAATGGCACAAACCGTCACTGTTAAAAAAGATAAAACAAGTTTTGATAAAGGACTTAACTCTGTTTCATGGTTACTTATTCGTTTCATGGCAGTTATGGTTCCAGTTATATTTTTTATAAATGGATTTACTAAAGGGGACTGGTTAGAAGCACTTCTATTCGGAATCTCAATTGCTGTAGGGTTGACTCCTGAAATGTTACCAATGATAGTTACAACTAACCTTGCAAAAGGTGCTGTTAAGATGGCAAAAAATAATGTCATTGTAAAGAGCTTGAATACAATACAAAACTTTGGTGCGATGGATGTATTATGTACTGACAAAACAGGTACATTAACTCAAGATAAAGTTGTTTTAGAGCTTTATTTGGATATTCATGGTAATGAAGATGATAGAATATTAAGACATGCCTTTTTAAATAGCTATTATCAAACAGGTCTTAAAAATCTAATGGATGCTGCAATATTAGACCATGTTGGTGAGGAAGAAATAAGTCCACTAACAACAAAATATACTAAAGTCGATGAAATACCATTTGATTTTAATCGTAGACGTATGAGTGTTGTTATTAAGGATAAAAGTGAAAAAACTCAGATGATAACAAAAGGAGCAGTTGAAGAAATGTTAGATATTTCTTCAGTTGTTGAATATAAAGATAAAATAGAACCATTAACTGATGAAATAAGAAATGAAATTTTAGACACTGTAACAGAACTAAATAATAAAGGAATGAGAGTTATTGCTGTAGCTCAAAAAAATCACCCCTCTGAAGTAGGTATTTTCTCAGTTGCTGATGAATCTGAAATGTGTTTAATGGGATATCTCGCATTTTTAGATCCTCCTAAAGAAAGTGCAAAAGAAGCATTAGAAACTTTAAAAGATAATGGGGTAGATGTTAAGATTTTAAGTGGTGATAATGAAGCAGTGACTAGATCTATTTGTAATCAAGTAGGAATCGAACATGAAAATGTTATAAGTGGTGTTGACCTTGAAAAAATGAGTGATGAGGAAGTATCATTTGTAGCTACTAACAATAATATCTTTGCTAAGCTTTCACCAAATCAAAAAACAATGTTAGTGTCACATTTACGTGAACAAGATCATGTAGTTGGATTTTTAGGAGATGGAATAAATGATGCCGGAGCAATTAATGAATCTGATGTAGGAATTTCTGTTGATACTGCGGTTGATATATCTAAAGAATCAGCAGACATTATATTACTTCAAAAAGATCTAATGGTATTAGAACAAGGTGTTATTGAAGGTAGAAGGACTTTTGGAAATATAATAAAGTATATTAAGATGACTGCAAGTTCAAACTTTGGTAATATGTTTTCAGTATTGGTAGCTAGTATATTCTTACCATTCTTACCTATGCTTCCTTTACAAATATTAATGCTAAATCTAATATATGATATTTCTTGTGTTTCATTGCCTTGGGATAGAGTAGATGAAGAATATCTCAAAAAACCAAGAAAATGGGATGCATCATCAATAGGGAAATTCATGATATACATTGGACCAACAAGCTCAGTCTTTGATCTCACTACTTATGCATTGATGTTTTTCATCATTTGTCCAGCTGTTCTCGGTGGAAGCTATGGAACATTAGGTGTTAGTTCTGTTGCATTTATGGCATTATTTAATGCAGGATGGTTTGTAGAATCATTATGGTCTCAAACCCTTGTTATACATGCATTAAGAACTCCAAAACTACCATTTATAGAAAGTAGAGCATCATCAAAGGTAATATTAATCACATGTTTAGGTATTGCCGTAGGAACAATTTTACCATTTACAGGTGTTGGAGCAGTTTTAGGCATGCTTCCACTTCCATGGTTCTATTTCCCTTGGTTAATAGCTACAATGGTTGGATATATGGCTTTAGCTACTGTGATGAAAAAAGTATTTATTAAGAAGTTTGGAGAACTTCATTAA
- a CDS encoding ferredoxin-thioredoxin reductase catalytic domain-containing protein → MGEAYEKFKKEAESAGYNVNPDVEFVENLLENIDVNTERYGYGACPCRLASGTKEEDLDLICPCDYRDADLNDYGACFCALYVTQDVLDGKQKLGSIPDRRLKELESKAKQAEKQAESAGSNGKVIDLEFPVWRCKACGYLCSRPKPPDKCPICKVSGDRFERIL, encoded by the coding sequence ATGGGCGAAGCTTACGAAAAATTTAAAAAAGAAGCTGAAAGTGCAGGTTATAATGTCAACCCAGATGTGGAATTTGTTGAAAACCTACTTGAAAACATTGATGTTAATACTGAAAGATATGGATATGGAGCATGCCCTTGTAGACTTGCATCAGGAACCAAAGAAGAAGATTTAGATTTGATCTGTCCATGTGATTACAGAGATGCTGATTTAAATGATTATGGAGCATGTTTCTGTGCATTATATGTTACTCAAGATGTTCTTGATGGAAAACAAAAGTTAGGTTCCATACCAGATCGAAGATTAAAAGAATTAGAATCTAAAGCTAAACAAGCAGAAAAACAGGCAGAGAGTGCTGGTTCTAATGGTAAGGTAATTGATTTAGAATTTCCAGTATGGAGATGTAAAGCCTGTGGATACTTATGTAGTAGACCAAAACCACCAGATAAATGTCCAATTTGTAAAGTAAGTGGAGATAGATTTGAAAGAATACTATAA
- a CDS encoding glutaredoxin family protein: MNLEHIDGENRGNVVLFALSTCGWCKKTRMLLEDLKVEYDYIYVDLTSGAEREEVVEAVKKFNPDVSFPTIVINDSDAIVGFEEAEIKSKLG, translated from the coding sequence ATGAATTTAGAACATATTGATGGTGAAAATAGGGGAAATGTAGTTTTATTTGCCCTTAGTACTTGTGGTTGGTGTAAAAAAACAAGAATGTTACTCGAAGATCTTAAAGTAGAGTATGATTACATTTATGTTGATTTAACATCAGGTGCTGAAAGAGAAGAAGTTGTTGAAGCAGTTAAAAAATTCAATCCAGATGTTTCATTTCCAACTATAGTTATAAATGATTCAGACGCAATTGTTGGATTTGAAGAAGCAGAAATTAAGTCTAAATTAGGATAA